DNA from Acidobacteriota bacterium:
TTGGCACTGGCGGCTTGTCAGCAGGGATTTCGCGTGCGCTTCGCCACTGCGGCGTCGCTGGTGCATGAGCTGATCGAAGCACGAGATGAGAAGCGCCTGCTGCGGTATCAGAAGCATCTGGCCAGGCAGGAACTGCTGATGGTGGACGAACTGGGTTTCGTGCCGCTGTCGAAGACCGGCGCCGAAATGCTGTTCGAAGTTTTCAGCCAGCGCTACGAACGGACTTCTACGCTGGTGACCAGCAACCTGCCCT
Protein-coding regions in this window:
- a CDS encoding ATP-binding protein, which produces MGSSGTGKTHIGLALALAACQQGFRVRFATAASLVHELIEARDEKRLLRYQKHLARQELLMVDELGFVPLSKTGAEMLFEVFSQRYERTSTLVTSNLPFAEWTEVLGSERLTGALLDRLTHHVHILEMNGDSFRLKDSRKKKEPGPGTQ